One window from the genome of Thermodesulfobacteriota bacterium encodes:
- a CDS encoding metal ABC transporter substrate-binding protein — translation MASFRFFMLSFVLLATTTLPSQAGAGKKVVLCSTFPVYQITRQLAQASPALEVQLMLPAAAGCPHDYALTPQDLRKLGGADLFIINGQGLEEFLDDVRRASPGLAIADSSGGITDLLPYTGEGDDALDEDHNHGGMNPHLFASPRMRATIAWNIATALGKLDPAGAADYQTRAKAYAEKMEALAGDLAALGTRLANKRVVTQHGVFDYLARDMGLEVVAVVQAHPGQEPSAAEMLAIVRTAREKKAGAVFTEPQYPDRVGQAIAREAGIPAATLDPVATGPEDAPPDHYETMMRQNMRTLERVLGVR, via the coding sequence ATGGCATCTTTCCGTTTTTTTATGCTGTCGTTCGTTCTGCTGGCCACGACCACCCTGCCCTCCCAGGCCGGCGCCGGCAAGAAGGTGGTGCTGTGCAGCACCTTTCCCGTCTACCAGATCACCCGCCAGCTCGCCCAGGCCAGTCCTGCCCTGGAGGTCCAGTTGATGCTGCCGGCCGCCGCCGGCTGCCCCCATGACTACGCCCTGACCCCCCAGGACCTCCGGAAGCTCGGCGGCGCCGACCTCTTCATCATCAATGGCCAGGGCCTGGAGGAGTTCCTGGACGACGTCCGGAGGGCGAGCCCCGGGCTTGCCATCGCCGACAGCTCCGGGGGGATCACCGATCTTCTGCCCTACACCGGGGAAGGGGATGACGCCCTTGACGAGGATCACAACCACGGCGGGATGAACCCCCACCTCTTTGCGAGTCCCCGCATGAGGGCCACAATCGCCTGGAACATCGCCACCGCGCTCGGCAAGCTGGACCCGGCCGGCGCGGCCGACTACCAGACGAGGGCCAAGGCCTATGCCGAGAAGATGGAGGCGCTGGCCGGGGATCTCGCCGCCCTGGGCACGCGGCTGGCCAACAAGCGCGTCGTCACCCAGCACGGCGTCTTCGACTACCTGGCGCGGGACATGGGCCTGGAGGTGGTGGCCGTGGTCCAGGCCCATCCGGGCCAGGAGCCCTCCGCCGCCGAGATGCTCGCCATCGTCAGGACTGCCAGGGAGAAGAAGGCAGGCGCGGTCTTCACCGAGCCCCAGTATCCGGACAGGGTCGGCCAGGCCATTGCCCGCGAGGCAGGGATCCCGGCCGCCACCCTGGACCCGGTGGCCACCGGACCCGAGGATGCGCCTCCGGACCACTATGAAACGATGATGCGGCAGAACATGCGCACCCTGGAGCGGGTGCTGGGGGTGCGATAA
- a CDS encoding peptidoglycan-binding domain-containing protein, whose translation MELSYQTPGLVLEKGGTAATNRQVRDLQRHLRQLGYLKQGIDGRFGDGTRRAVMALQHDLLHNVGKSRQGDGAAPVAVLNYNQGRVVQVTGVVDQGLAACLRDLVADSLFPKLPAAQDPVAENKRILTMLRDMDSAAVPVPFLLAILTQESGLRHFNVPAKDDEDTFITVGLDTNATERHIITSRGYGAGQYTLFHHPPTTAEVGAFMLDPVRNVEGAIAELRDKLDHFVNGSTSGTRADDRLREIGNGPLRLCKYAEGDSRHLRDCQNCLADAGSTTITMGVTPFYEGAAHVFTQTQYYQAETYSRVPIRKNIGCDWPYAVRRYNGAGVNSYHYQVRVLLHLLAL comes from the coding sequence ATGGAGCTGAGCTACCAGACACCAGGGCTTGTTCTCGAAAAGGGCGGCACCGCCGCCACCAACCGGCAGGTCCGGGACCTGCAGCGCCACCTCCGGCAGCTGGGCTACCTGAAGCAGGGCATCGACGGCCGGTTCGGCGATGGCACCAGGCGCGCGGTCATGGCCTTGCAGCACGATCTGCTCCACAACGTTGGCAAGAGTCGCCAGGGGGACGGCGCGGCGCCGGTGGCGGTGCTCAACTACAATCAGGGACGGGTGGTGCAGGTCACCGGCGTGGTCGACCAGGGGCTGGCAGCCTGTCTGCGCGATCTCGTCGCCGACAGCCTCTTTCCGAAGCTGCCGGCCGCCCAGGATCCGGTGGCGGAGAACAAGCGCATCCTCACCATGCTCCGGGACATGGATTCGGCTGCCGTGCCGGTGCCCTTTCTTCTGGCCATTCTCACCCAGGAAAGCGGCCTGAGGCATTTCAACGTGCCGGCCAAGGACGATGAAGACACCTTCATCACCGTGGGGCTGGACACCAATGCCACGGAGAGGCATATCATCACTTCCCGGGGCTACGGCGCGGGCCAGTACACCCTGTTCCACCACCCGCCGACCACGGCCGAGGTCGGTGCCTTCATGCTCGATCCGGTCCGCAATGTGGAAGGGGCCATCGCCGAGCTGCGAGACAAGCTCGACCATTTCGTGAACGGCTCGACCTCCGGAACCAGGGCCGACGACCGGCTGCGGGAGATTGGCAACGGCCCTTTGCGCCTCTGCAAGTATGCCGAGGGCGACAGCCGCCATCTGCGCGACTGCCAGAACTGCCTGGCAGATGCCGGCAGCACCACCATCACCATGGGTGTCACCCCCTTCTACGAGGGCGCAGCCCACGTCTTCACCCAGACCCAGTACTACCAGGCCGAGACCTACTCCAGGGTACCGATCCGCAAGAACATCGGCTGCGACTGGCCCTACGCTGTTCGCCGGTACAACGGCGCCGGCGTCAACTCATACCACTACCAGGTGCGGGTCCTCCTGCACCTGCTGGCGCTCTGA
- a CDS encoding TIR domain-containing protein → MPASEVFISHATADDGFVATLRIALESLRIPVWVDSRSLRGGEKLAPAIEEAIAAARQVLVPRTRLPATSTTGCRPGP, encoded by the coding sequence ATGCCAGCATCCGAGGTCTTCATCTCCCACGCCACAGCGGACGACGGCTTTGTTGCCACGCTGCGGATCGCCTTGGAATCCCTGCGCATCCCGGTCTGGGTGGACTCCCGCAGCCTGCGGGGCGGCGAGAAGCTGGCGCCGGCCATCGAGGAGGCCATCGCCGCGGCCCGGCAGGTGCTGGTCCCGAGGACGAGGCTGCCGGCTACATCGACCACCGGGTGTCGGCCCGGCCCCTGA